The proteins below come from a single Solea solea chromosome 6, fSolSol10.1, whole genome shotgun sequence genomic window:
- the LOC131460469 gene encoding immunoglobulin-like and fibronectin type III domain-containing protein 1 isoform X1, with protein sequence MSKKSKVTEPTAAGQAGIKKKSKVPGVMITQFMEELPEGMTTPDFTRKPIALTIQEGKYGFFKAIVVGTPTPTVTWSRANGEIHFHPDVCLQKYDESSHEHTLEFPKIIPEDADTYKCYATNEYGRALCTVVLNVIAVGFSKKKEFQKTEAKDISDLRKGLKKRNTDGTRQAKKMEPDEKVWEILLSADKKDYEQICIEYGITDFRGMLKKLQEMKREREAEIAEFVTQISTLKPIEVNDANCATIELDMDLKDPTSKIFLYKDGVMVPFDIEASETEKHSLKRTGKKYVFTIKNLGLGDAGLYSVDVEGVNVFSTDFKVPEVEFAVKIQEVKAEEREDAVFQCVLTAPMHEIKWYGKSAPLSNSEKHEIIVSEDKLIHKLLVRDCMPLDAGIYAAVAGIKSCNAWLIVEADKDPTNKGKKVARKTTMAGGCNEEDLTKIAKEQQEKYLKEMEEKIKNAKKTQEERNAADAAARAEAEMARKAAAEEKAKSKGSGRAGGAGGSGAAGHDGGLGGGAGGAGGSGAAGLDGGIGGGAGGGYGGAGGGEGASGTGAGFGAGVGGGPGGVGGQVGGAPGGLGGQVRGGAGGVGGQAGGGAGGVGGQAGQGTGGLGGQVGGGPGGVGGQVGGGAGGQAGGGYGGVGGQAGGGAGGGAGGVGGQAGGGAGGVGGQAGGGTGGIGGQAGGGPGGVGGQAGGGAGGVGGQAGGGPGGLGGQAGGVGGQAGGGAGGVGGQAGGGAGGVGGQAGGSVGGVGGQAGGGAGGIGGQAGGGAGGVGGQAGGGAGGVGGQVGGGAGGVGGQVGGGAGGVGGQVGGGPGGIGGQAGRGAGGVGGQAGGGAGGVGGEFGGVPGGLGGEFGGGPGGLGGQAGGGAGGVGSQAGGAAGGVGGQAGGAAGGVGGQAGGGAGGVGGQAGGGPGGLGGQAGGVGGQIGGGPGGVGGGVGGQDLGDDFEEYEVDGEKKRRKRAGGQLVPDTAIGQDNIDGETTNQQGEKSGKTGTRSKRKNVVIKEAVVDPGVHFHAGLSDCKAVIGEAAELECKVSSEDCKGIWYKDGNEIKTSGGITISKDGTFHRLKIHKVTEEFAGKYKFEADGRKTEAIIVVEDPPRFDAEELKAFAKPVAVKKGHKATFKLHYVGREPIKVQWYLEGEELSEESNIKIENAEDYSRLLLTKLQRKDSGEVKIKLKNEFGTVEAVTELVVMDKPTPPMGPLEIVEATSSAIEFKWRPPKDSGGCKIGNYMLERQQVGRNTWKKVGPIGPEVKYRDTDVDHGKRYCYRIRAETEIDTSEMMETEDIQAGTKAYPGAPSAPKVVSACKNCITLSWSPPSDTGGTSILGYNLEKRKKGSNLWGQVNPSDDLIRAKEFAVKDVIEGLAYEFRLTAINNSGAGEYSSPSEYVFARDPKKPPGKVVDLKVTDSTYTTLSLSWNEPKHIKGEHDEAKGYFVEVRLAENTEWDCCNSNAITMTSYTVRGLKSLAMYWVRVLATNDGGDGLPLELNNYILAMPPPVRPRFTDAKIKSFMVVRAGNSARFNINFEASPWPEVIWLKGGTPVSKKVTISNAEGTSQLLIPSAERTDTGIYTIIVKNIVGQETFSIEIRVTDEPKPPGPVELDENVPGTVTISWTASPDEKRDDRLHYKVMKRDSNKRSWHTTADHIFNNRFTACNILPGREYQFRVYAENDMGSSEPSESTKWLIPAKKEKFTINIPESKTCNLQTTPKFLVPLKLHTAPDGYECYMSCAVQGDPTPHVTWLRNNLSLNTNTNYLISNTCGVCSLLILRVGPKDTGEYKVVAENALGRVDCSTKLTVREF encoded by the exons ATGTCGAAGAAGTCAAAGGTGACCGAGCCAACTGCCGCTGGGCAGGCGG gTATCAAGAAGAAGTCCAAAGTTCCCGGTGTCATGATAACACAGTTTATGGAGGAACTTCCTGAGGGAATGACAACTCCTGATTTCACCCGCAAACCAATTGCTTTGACTATTCAAGAAG GTAAATATGGATTTTTTAAAGCCATTGTGGTGGGCACTCCCACACCTACTGTGACATGGAGCAGAGCAAATGGAGAAATACATTTCCACCCTGATGTTTGCCTGCAAAAGTACGATGAGTCATCTCACGAACACACACTGGAG TTTCCTAAGATTATCCCAGAGGATGCGGACACCTACAAGTGTTATGCAACGAATGAATATGGAAGAGCCCTTTGCACTGTTGTCTTGAATGTTATTGCAG tTGGATTCTCTAAGAAAAAGGAATTTCAAAAGACCGAGGCAAAAG ACATATCTGACTTAAGAAAAGGCCTTAAAAAACG TAATACTGATGGAACACGTCAGGCAAAGAAAATGGAGCCAGACGAGAAGGTTTGGGAAATTCTGCTTAGCGCAGACAAGAAAGACTATGAGCAGATCTGCATTGAGTACGGTATCACTGACTTCAGAGGAATGCTGAAGAAGCTCCaagaaatgaagagagagagagaggctgagatTGCAGAG TTTGTGACACAAATCAGCACACTGAAACCTATTGAGGTCAATGACGCGAACTGCGCAACAATTGAGTTGGACATGGACCTCAAGGATCCCACAAGCAAGATTTTCCTGTACAAG GATGGCGTCATGGTTCCTTTCGACATAGAAGCAAGCGAGACCGAGAAGCATAGTTTGAAAAGAACTggcaaaaaatatgtttttacaattaaaaatcTGGGTTTAGGGGACGCTGGACTCTACTCAGTGGATGTCGAGGGTGTCAATGTATTTTCCACAGACTTTAAAG TTCCTGAGGTCGAGTTTGCTGTCAAAATACAAGAGGTCAAGGCAGAGGAACGGGAGGATGCCGTCTTCCAATGTGTCCTGACTGCACCCATGCATGAGATTAAGTGGTATGGTAAAAGTGCGCCACTGTCAAATAGTGAGAAACATGAAATCATTGTATCTGAAGATAAGCTGATCCACAAGTTGCTTGTGCGGGACTGTATGCCTTTGGATGCCGGTATCTACGCCGCTGTCGCAGGAATAAAATCATGCAATGCCTGGCTAATAGTTGAAG ctgACAAAGATCCTACAAACAAAGGCAAGAAGGTGGCGCGCAAAACTACTATGGCTGGGGGCTGCAATGAAGAAGACCTGACAAAAATCGCAAAGGAACAGCAGGAAAAATATTTGAaggaaatggaagaaaaaattaaaaatgccaAGAAAACTCAAGAAGAGAGAAATGCTGCAGATGCAGCAGCACGGGCAGAGGCAGAAATGGCCAGAAAGGCAGCGGCTGAGGAGAAAGCAAAGTCAAAAGGGTCTGGAAGAGCTGGTGGTGCTGGAGGATCTGGCGCTGCTGGACATGATGGTGGCttaggaggaggagctggtggtGCTGGAGGATCTGGCGCTGCTGGACTTGATGGTGGCataggaggaggagctggtggtGGTTATGGTGGCGCAGGTGGAGGAGAGGGTGCAAGTGGCACTGGAGCTGGATTTGGAGCTGGAGTGggaggaggacctggaggagtGGGAGGTCAAGTGGGAGGAGCACCTGGAGGATTGGGAGGTCAAGTGAGAGGAGGTGCCGGAGGAGTTGGAGGTCAAGCTGGAGGAGGTGCCGGCGGAGTAGGAGGTCAAGCTGGACAAGGTACTGGAGGACTGGGAGGTCAAGTGggaggaggacctggaggagtGGGAGGTCAAGTTGGAGGAGGTGCTGGAGGTCAAGCTGGAGGAGGTTATGGTGGAGTGGGAGGTCAAGCTGGAGGGGGTGCTGGGGGAGGTGCCGGAGGAGTTGGAGGCCAAGCTGGAGGAGGTGCCGGCGGCGTAGGAGGTCAAGCTGGAGGAGGCACCGGCGGCATAGGAGGTCAAGCTGGAGGAGGTCCCGGCGGCGTAGGAGGTCAAGCTGGAGGAGGTGCCGGCGGGGTAGGAGGTCAAGCTggaggaggacctggaggaTTGGGTGGTCAAGCTGGAGGAGTGGGAGGTCAAGCTGGAGGAGGTGCCGGAGGAGTGGGAGGTCAAGCTGGAGGAGGTGCCGGAGGAGTTGGAGGTCAAGCTGGAGGAAGTGTCGGTGGCGTAGGAGGTCAAGCTGGAGGAGGTGCCGGCGGCATAGGAGGTCAAGCTGGAGGAGGTGCCGGCGGCGTAGGAGGTCAAGCTGGAGGAGGTGCCGGCGGCGTAGGAGGTCAAGTTGGAGGAGGTGCCGGCGGCGTAGGAGGTCAAGTTGGAGGAGGTGCCGGCGGCGTAGGAGGTCAAGTTGGAGGAGGTCCCGGTGGCATAGGAGGTCAAGCTGGAAGAGGTGCCGGCGGTGTAGGAGGTCAAGCTGGAGGAGGTGCCGGCGGTGTAGGAGGTGAATTTGGAGGAGTACCTGGAGGATTGGGAGGTGAATTTggaggaggacctggaggaCTGGGAGGTCAAGCTGGAGGAGGTGCTGGAGGAGTGGGAAGTCaagctggaggagctgctggaggagtGGGAGGTCaagctggaggagctgctggaggagtAGGAGGTCAAGCTGGAGGAGGTGCTGGAGGAGTGGGAGGTCAAGCTggaggaggacctggaggaCTGGGAGGTCAAGCAGGAGGAGTGGGAGGTCAAATTggaggaggacctggaggagtTGGAGGTGGCGTTGGAGGTCAAGACCTTGGAGACGATTTTGAGGAATATGAAGTGGACGGAGAAAAAAAACGCAGGAAGCGTGCAGGAGGTCAACTTGTTCCAGATACAGCCATTG GTCAGGATAATATTGATGGGGAAACTACAAATCAACAAGGAGAAAAGTCTGGGAAAACAGGAACACGAtctaaaaggaaaaatgtgGTCATTAAGGAGGCTGTTGTTG ACCCCGGAGTTCACTTTCATGCTGGGCTTTCTGACTGTAAAGCTGTTATTGGAGAAGCAGCAGAGCTGGAGTGTAAAGTGAGCAGTGAGGACTGTAAAGGAATCTGGTACAAAGATGGAAATGAG atCAAAACATCTGGGGGTATAACCATTTCAAAAGATGGAACTTTCCACAGGCTGAAAATTCACAAAGTAACTGAAGAATTTGCTGGAAAATATAAATTTGAAGCGGATGGACGGAAAACCGAGGCCATAATTGTTGTTGAag ACCCACCAAGGTTTGACGCTGAGGAACTGAAAGCCTTTGCAAAACCTGTAGCCGTGAAGAAAGGACATAAAGCTACCTTCAAATTACATTATGTTGGACGGGAACCTATAAAGGTTCAGTGGTACCTTGAGGGCGAGGAGCTCTCAGAGGAATCAAACATCAAGATTGAGAACGCAGAGGACTACAGCCGCCTGCTGTTAACCAAGCTGCAGCGCAAAGACAGCGGCGAGGTCAagataaaactcaaaaatgagTTTGGCACTGTTGAGGCCGTCACCGAGCTAGTTGTAATGG ATAAACCTACTCCTCCGATGGGACCTCTGGAGATCGTTGAGGCGACTTCCTCCGCAATTGAATTCAAGTGGAGGCCCCCAAAAGACAGTGGTGGCTGCAAGATTGGAAACTACATGCTTGAACGACAACAGGTTGGCCGAAACACCTGGAAGAAGGTGGGGCCAATTGGGCCCGAGGTCAAATACAGGGACACTGATGTGGACCATGGCAAGAGGTATTGCTATCGCATCAGAGCGGAGACTGAAATAGACACCAGTGAAATGATGGAAACAGAAGACATTCAAGCAGGCACAAAAG catACCCTGGAGCTCCATCGGCACCAAAGGTGGTGAGTGCCTGCAAAAATTGCATTACCCTCTCCTGGTCTCCTCCCTCTGACACCGGAGGAACcagtattctgggatacaaCCTCGAGAAACGCAAGAAGGGCAGCAACCTGTGGGGTCAAGTCAACCCATCTGATGACTTGATAAGAG CTAAGGAATTTGCCGTCAAAGACGTGATTGAGGGCTTGGCGTATGAATTCCGTTTGACGGCAATCAATAACTCTGGGGCGGGTGAATACAGTTCACCCTCTGAGTATGTGTTTGCCAGGGACCCTAAAA AGCCCCCGGGGAAAGTCGTGGACTTGAAAGTGACAGATTCCACCTACACAACTCTTTCCCTGTCTTGGAACGAACCCAAACACATTAAAGGGGAGCACGATGAAGCCAAAGGATATTTTGTTGAAGTTAGGCTTGCTGAAAACACGGAGTGGGATTGCTGCAATTCAAATGCTATCACCATGACATCCTACACAGTGAGAGGCTTGAAGTCATTGGCCATGTACTGGGTGAGGGTACTCGCTACTAATGATGGAGGAGACGGACTACCACTGGAGCTGAATAATTATATCCTTGCCATGCCTCCTCCTG TGAGGCCACGATTCACAGATGCAAAAATCAAGAGTTTCATGGTGGTGAGAGCAGGGAACTCTGCACGATTCAACATTAACTTTGAG GCCTCACCTTGGCCGGAAGTCATCTGGCTGAAAGGTGGAACTCCAGTGTCTAAGAAAGTGACCATCAGCAATGCAGAGGGCACATCCCAGCTTCTGATTCCTTCTGCTGAGCGTACGGACACTGGAATCTATACGATCATTGTTAAGAACATTGTTGGCCAAGAAACATTCAGCATTGAAATTAGAGTCACAG ATGAACCAAAGCCACCGGGTCCTGTGGAGCTTGATGAAAACGTGCCGGGTACAGTGACCATTTCATGGACCGCATCTCCAGATGAGAAACGTGACGACAGGCTGCACTACAAGGTGATGAAGCGTGACTCCAACAAAAGATCATGGCACACCACTGCAGATCACATCTTCAACAATAGATTCACTGCCTGCAACATTTTGCCGGGTCGAGAATACCAGTTTAGAGTGTATGCAGAGAATGATATGGGCTCCTCCGAACCAAGTGAATCAACCAAATGGCTCATTCCCGCCAAAAAAG AAAAGTTCACTATCAACATACCAGAGTCAAAGACCTGTAATCTGCAGACTACTCCCAAGTTCCTGGTCCCACTGAAACTGCACACTGCCCCTGACGGGTACGAATGCTACATGAGCTGTGCTGTACAAGGAGACCCAACACCTCACGTGACATGGCTGCGCAACAATCTCAGTCTCAACACCAACACTAACTACCTAATCTCCAACACCTGCGGAGTGTGCTCTCTGCTCATACTGAGGGTTGGACCTAAGGACACCGGAGAGTACAAGGTTGTTGCAGAAAACGCATTGGGGAGGGTGGATTGCTCCACTAAATTGACAGTCAGAG AATTTTAA
- the LOC131460469 gene encoding immunoglobulin-like and fibronectin type III domain-containing protein 1 isoform X3, whose protein sequence is MSKKSKVTEPTAAGQAGIKKKSKVPGVMITQFMEELPEGMTTPDFTRKPIALTIQEGKYGFFKAIVVGTPTPTVTWSRANGEIHFHPDVCLQKYDESSHEHTLEFPKIIPEDADTYKCYATNEYGRALCTVVLNVIAVGFSKKKEFQKTEAKDISDLRKGLKKRNTDGTRQAKKMEPDEKVWEILLSADKKDYEQICIEYGITDFRGMLKKLQEMKREREAEIAEFVTQISTLKPIEVNDANCATIELDMDLKDPTSKIFLYKDGVMVPFDIEASETEKHSLKRTGKKYVFTIKNLGLGDAGLYSVDVEGVNVFSTDFKVPEVEFAVKIQEVKAEEREDAVFQCVLTAPMHEIKWYGKSAPLSNSEKHEIIVSEDKLIHKLLVRDCMPLDAGIYAAVAGIKSCNAWLIVEADKDPTNKGKKVARKTTMAGGCNEEDLTKIAKEQQEKYLKEMEEKIKNAKKTQEERNAADAAARAEAEMARKAAAEEKAKSKGSGRAGGAGGSGAAGHDGGLGGGAGGAGGSGAAGLDGGIGGGAGGGYGGAGGGEGASGTGAGFGAGVGGGPGGVGGQVGGAPGGLGGQVRGGAGGVGGQAGGGAGGVGGQAGQGTGGLGGQVGGGPGGVGGQVGGGAGGQAGGGYGGVGGQAGGGAGGGAGGVGGQAGGGAGGVGGQAGGGTGGIGGQAGGGPGGVGGQAGGGAGGVGGQAGGGPGGLGGQAGGVGGQAGGGAGGVGGQAGGGAGGVGGQAGGSVGGVGGQAGGGAGGIGGQAGGGAGGVGGQAGGGAGGVGGQVGGGAGGVGGQVGGGAGGVGGQVGGGPGGIGGQAGRGAGGVGGQAGGGAGGVGGEFGGVPGGLGGEFGGGPGGLGGQAGGGAGGVGSQAGGAAGGVGGQAGGAAGGVGGQAGGGAGGVGGQAGGGPGGLGGQAGGVGGQIGGGPGGVGGGVGGQDLGDDFEEYEVDGEKKRRKRAGGQLVPDTAIDPGVHFHAGLSDCKAVIGEAAELECKVSSEDCKGIWYKDGNEIKTSGGITISKDGTFHRLKIHKVTEEFAGKYKFEADGRKTEAIIVVEDPPRFDAEELKAFAKPVAVKKGHKATFKLHYVGREPIKVQWYLEGEELSEESNIKIENAEDYSRLLLTKLQRKDSGEVKIKLKNEFGTVEAVTELVVMDKPTPPMGPLEIVEATSSAIEFKWRPPKDSGGCKIGNYMLERQQVGRNTWKKVGPIGPEVKYRDTDVDHGKRYCYRIRAETEIDTSEMMETEDIQAGTKAYPGAPSAPKVVSACKNCITLSWSPPSDTGGTSILGYNLEKRKKGSNLWGQVNPSDDLIRAKEFAVKDVIEGLAYEFRLTAINNSGAGEYSSPSEYVFARDPKKPPGKVVDLKVTDSTYTTLSLSWNEPKHIKGEHDEAKGYFVEVRLAENTEWDCCNSNAITMTSYTVRGLKSLAMYWVRVLATNDGGDGLPLELNNYILAMPPPVRPRFTDAKIKSFMVVRAGNSARFNINFEASPWPEVIWLKGGTPVSKKVTISNAEGTSQLLIPSAERTDTGIYTIIVKNIVGQETFSIEIRVTDEPKPPGPVELDENVPGTVTISWTASPDEKRDDRLHYKVMKRDSNKRSWHTTADHIFNNRFTACNILPGREYQFRVYAENDMGSSEPSESTKWLIPAKKEKFTINIPESKTCNLQTTPKFLVPLKLHTAPDGYECYMSCAVQGDPTPHVTWLRNNLSLNTNTNYLISNTCGVCSLLILRVGPKDTGEYKVVAENALGRVDCSTKLTVREF, encoded by the exons ATGTCGAAGAAGTCAAAGGTGACCGAGCCAACTGCCGCTGGGCAGGCGG gTATCAAGAAGAAGTCCAAAGTTCCCGGTGTCATGATAACACAGTTTATGGAGGAACTTCCTGAGGGAATGACAACTCCTGATTTCACCCGCAAACCAATTGCTTTGACTATTCAAGAAG GTAAATATGGATTTTTTAAAGCCATTGTGGTGGGCACTCCCACACCTACTGTGACATGGAGCAGAGCAAATGGAGAAATACATTTCCACCCTGATGTTTGCCTGCAAAAGTACGATGAGTCATCTCACGAACACACACTGGAG TTTCCTAAGATTATCCCAGAGGATGCGGACACCTACAAGTGTTATGCAACGAATGAATATGGAAGAGCCCTTTGCACTGTTGTCTTGAATGTTATTGCAG tTGGATTCTCTAAGAAAAAGGAATTTCAAAAGACCGAGGCAAAAG ACATATCTGACTTAAGAAAAGGCCTTAAAAAACG TAATACTGATGGAACACGTCAGGCAAAGAAAATGGAGCCAGACGAGAAGGTTTGGGAAATTCTGCTTAGCGCAGACAAGAAAGACTATGAGCAGATCTGCATTGAGTACGGTATCACTGACTTCAGAGGAATGCTGAAGAAGCTCCaagaaatgaagagagagagagaggctgagatTGCAGAG TTTGTGACACAAATCAGCACACTGAAACCTATTGAGGTCAATGACGCGAACTGCGCAACAATTGAGTTGGACATGGACCTCAAGGATCCCACAAGCAAGATTTTCCTGTACAAG GATGGCGTCATGGTTCCTTTCGACATAGAAGCAAGCGAGACCGAGAAGCATAGTTTGAAAAGAACTggcaaaaaatatgtttttacaattaaaaatcTGGGTTTAGGGGACGCTGGACTCTACTCAGTGGATGTCGAGGGTGTCAATGTATTTTCCACAGACTTTAAAG TTCCTGAGGTCGAGTTTGCTGTCAAAATACAAGAGGTCAAGGCAGAGGAACGGGAGGATGCCGTCTTCCAATGTGTCCTGACTGCACCCATGCATGAGATTAAGTGGTATGGTAAAAGTGCGCCACTGTCAAATAGTGAGAAACATGAAATCATTGTATCTGAAGATAAGCTGATCCACAAGTTGCTTGTGCGGGACTGTATGCCTTTGGATGCCGGTATCTACGCCGCTGTCGCAGGAATAAAATCATGCAATGCCTGGCTAATAGTTGAAG ctgACAAAGATCCTACAAACAAAGGCAAGAAGGTGGCGCGCAAAACTACTATGGCTGGGGGCTGCAATGAAGAAGACCTGACAAAAATCGCAAAGGAACAGCAGGAAAAATATTTGAaggaaatggaagaaaaaattaaaaatgccaAGAAAACTCAAGAAGAGAGAAATGCTGCAGATGCAGCAGCACGGGCAGAGGCAGAAATGGCCAGAAAGGCAGCGGCTGAGGAGAAAGCAAAGTCAAAAGGGTCTGGAAGAGCTGGTGGTGCTGGAGGATCTGGCGCTGCTGGACATGATGGTGGCttaggaggaggagctggtggtGCTGGAGGATCTGGCGCTGCTGGACTTGATGGTGGCataggaggaggagctggtggtGGTTATGGTGGCGCAGGTGGAGGAGAGGGTGCAAGTGGCACTGGAGCTGGATTTGGAGCTGGAGTGggaggaggacctggaggagtGGGAGGTCAAGTGGGAGGAGCACCTGGAGGATTGGGAGGTCAAGTGAGAGGAGGTGCCGGAGGAGTTGGAGGTCAAGCTGGAGGAGGTGCCGGCGGAGTAGGAGGTCAAGCTGGACAAGGTACTGGAGGACTGGGAGGTCAAGTGggaggaggacctggaggagtGGGAGGTCAAGTTGGAGGAGGTGCTGGAGGTCAAGCTGGAGGAGGTTATGGTGGAGTGGGAGGTCAAGCTGGAGGGGGTGCTGGGGGAGGTGCCGGAGGAGTTGGAGGCCAAGCTGGAGGAGGTGCCGGCGGCGTAGGAGGTCAAGCTGGAGGAGGCACCGGCGGCATAGGAGGTCAAGCTGGAGGAGGTCCCGGCGGCGTAGGAGGTCAAGCTGGAGGAGGTGCCGGCGGGGTAGGAGGTCAAGCTggaggaggacctggaggaTTGGGTGGTCAAGCTGGAGGAGTGGGAGGTCAAGCTGGAGGAGGTGCCGGAGGAGTGGGAGGTCAAGCTGGAGGAGGTGCCGGAGGAGTTGGAGGTCAAGCTGGAGGAAGTGTCGGTGGCGTAGGAGGTCAAGCTGGAGGAGGTGCCGGCGGCATAGGAGGTCAAGCTGGAGGAGGTGCCGGCGGCGTAGGAGGTCAAGCTGGAGGAGGTGCCGGCGGCGTAGGAGGTCAAGTTGGAGGAGGTGCCGGCGGCGTAGGAGGTCAAGTTGGAGGAGGTGCCGGCGGCGTAGGAGGTCAAGTTGGAGGAGGTCCCGGTGGCATAGGAGGTCAAGCTGGAAGAGGTGCCGGCGGTGTAGGAGGTCAAGCTGGAGGAGGTGCCGGCGGTGTAGGAGGTGAATTTGGAGGAGTACCTGGAGGATTGGGAGGTGAATTTggaggaggacctggaggaCTGGGAGGTCAAGCTGGAGGAGGTGCTGGAGGAGTGGGAAGTCaagctggaggagctgctggaggagtGGGAGGTCaagctggaggagctgctggaggagtAGGAGGTCAAGCTGGAGGAGGTGCTGGAGGAGTGGGAGGTCAAGCTggaggaggacctggaggaCTGGGAGGTCAAGCAGGAGGAGTGGGAGGTCAAATTggaggaggacctggaggagtTGGAGGTGGCGTTGGAGGTCAAGACCTTGGAGACGATTTTGAGGAATATGAAGTGGACGGAGAAAAAAAACGCAGGAAGCGTGCAGGAGGTCAACTTGTTCCAGATACAGCCATTG ACCCCGGAGTTCACTTTCATGCTGGGCTTTCTGACTGTAAAGCTGTTATTGGAGAAGCAGCAGAGCTGGAGTGTAAAGTGAGCAGTGAGGACTGTAAAGGAATCTGGTACAAAGATGGAAATGAG atCAAAACATCTGGGGGTATAACCATTTCAAAAGATGGAACTTTCCACAGGCTGAAAATTCACAAAGTAACTGAAGAATTTGCTGGAAAATATAAATTTGAAGCGGATGGACGGAAAACCGAGGCCATAATTGTTGTTGAag ACCCACCAAGGTTTGACGCTGAGGAACTGAAAGCCTTTGCAAAACCTGTAGCCGTGAAGAAAGGACATAAAGCTACCTTCAAATTACATTATGTTGGACGGGAACCTATAAAGGTTCAGTGGTACCTTGAGGGCGAGGAGCTCTCAGAGGAATCAAACATCAAGATTGAGAACGCAGAGGACTACAGCCGCCTGCTGTTAACCAAGCTGCAGCGCAAAGACAGCGGCGAGGTCAagataaaactcaaaaatgagTTTGGCACTGTTGAGGCCGTCACCGAGCTAGTTGTAATGG ATAAACCTACTCCTCCGATGGGACCTCTGGAGATCGTTGAGGCGACTTCCTCCGCAATTGAATTCAAGTGGAGGCCCCCAAAAGACAGTGGTGGCTGCAAGATTGGAAACTACATGCTTGAACGACAACAGGTTGGCCGAAACACCTGGAAGAAGGTGGGGCCAATTGGGCCCGAGGTCAAATACAGGGACACTGATGTGGACCATGGCAAGAGGTATTGCTATCGCATCAGAGCGGAGACTGAAATAGACACCAGTGAAATGATGGAAACAGAAGACATTCAAGCAGGCACAAAAG catACCCTGGAGCTCCATCGGCACCAAAGGTGGTGAGTGCCTGCAAAAATTGCATTACCCTCTCCTGGTCTCCTCCCTCTGACACCGGAGGAACcagtattctgggatacaaCCTCGAGAAACGCAAGAAGGGCAGCAACCTGTGGGGTCAAGTCAACCCATCTGATGACTTGATAAGAG CTAAGGAATTTGCCGTCAAAGACGTGATTGAGGGCTTGGCGTATGAATTCCGTTTGACGGCAATCAATAACTCTGGGGCGGGTGAATACAGTTCACCCTCTGAGTATGTGTTTGCCAGGGACCCTAAAA AGCCCCCGGGGAAAGTCGTGGACTTGAAAGTGACAGATTCCACCTACACAACTCTTTCCCTGTCTTGGAACGAACCCAAACACATTAAAGGGGAGCACGATGAAGCCAAAGGATATTTTGTTGAAGTTAGGCTTGCTGAAAACACGGAGTGGGATTGCTGCAATTCAAATGCTATCACCATGACATCCTACACAGTGAGAGGCTTGAAGTCATTGGCCATGTACTGGGTGAGGGTACTCGCTACTAATGATGGAGGAGACGGACTACCACTGGAGCTGAATAATTATATCCTTGCCATGCCTCCTCCTG TGAGGCCACGATTCACAGATGCAAAAATCAAGAGTTTCATGGTGGTGAGAGCAGGGAACTCTGCACGATTCAACATTAACTTTGAG GCCTCACCTTGGCCGGAAGTCATCTGGCTGAAAGGTGGAACTCCAGTGTCTAAGAAAGTGACCATCAGCAATGCAGAGGGCACATCCCAGCTTCTGATTCCTTCTGCTGAGCGTACGGACACTGGAATCTATACGATCATTGTTAAGAACATTGTTGGCCAAGAAACATTCAGCATTGAAATTAGAGTCACAG ATGAACCAAAGCCACCGGGTCCTGTGGAGCTTGATGAAAACGTGCCGGGTACAGTGACCATTTCATGGACCGCATCTCCAGATGAGAAACGTGACGACAGGCTGCACTACAAGGTGATGAAGCGTGACTCCAACAAAAGATCATGGCACACCACTGCAGATCACATCTTCAACAATAGATTCACTGCCTGCAACATTTTGCCGGGTCGAGAATACCAGTTTAGAGTGTATGCAGAGAATGATATGGGCTCCTCCGAACCAAGTGAATCAACCAAATGGCTCATTCCCGCCAAAAAAG AAAAGTTCACTATCAACATACCAGAGTCAAAGACCTGTAATCTGCAGACTACTCCCAAGTTCCTGGTCCCACTGAAACTGCACACTGCCCCTGACGGGTACGAATGCTACATGAGCTGTGCTGTACAAGGAGACCCAACACCTCACGTGACATGGCTGCGCAACAATCTCAGTCTCAACACCAACACTAACTACCTAATCTCCAACACCTGCGGAGTGTGCTCTCTGCTCATACTGAGGGTTGGACCTAAGGACACCGGAGAGTACAAGGTTGTTGCAGAAAACGCATTGGGGAGGGTGGATTGCTCCACTAAATTGACAGTCAGAG AATTTTAA